CCAGCGCATCATCGATTACATCATCGGCGAATTCAAGAAAGAGCAGGGCGTGGACCTCTCGAAGGACGTGCTCGCGCTGCAACGCCTGAAGGAAGCCGCTGAAAAGGCCAAGATCGAGCTGTCGTCGGGTCAACAGACCGAAATCAACCTGCCGTACATCACGGCCGACGCCTCGGGTCCGAAGCACTTGAACCTGAAGATCACGCGCGCCAAGCTGGAAGCGCTGGTCGAAGACCTGATCGAACGCACGATGGAACCGTGCCGCGTGGCGATCAAGGACGCGGGCGTGAAGGTCAGCGACATCGACGACGTGATCCTCGTCGGCGGCCAGACGCGTATGCCGAAGGTGCAGGAGAAGGTCAAGGAATTCTTCGGCAAGGACCCGCGCCGTGACGTGAACCCGGACGAAGCCGTGGCCGTGGGCGCCGCGATTCAAGGCCAGGTTCTCTCGGGCGACCGCAAGGACGTGCTGCTGCTCGACGTCACCCCGCTTTCGCTCGGTATCGAGACGCTCGGCGGCGTGATGACGAAGATGATCAACAAGAACACGACGATCCCGACCAAGCACGCACAGGTCTACTCGACGGCGGACGACAGCCAGTCGGCCGTGACGATCAAGGTGTTCCAGGGCGAGCGCGAAATGGCGGCGGGCAACAAGCTGCTCGGCGAGTTCAACCTCGAAGGCATTCCGCCCGCACCGCGCGGCGTGCCGCAGATCGAAGTGAGCTTCGACATCGACGCGAACGGCATTCTGCACGTGGGCGCGAAGGACAAGGCCACGGGCAAGGAAAACCGCATCACCATCAAGGCGAACTCGGGCCTCTCGGAAGCCGAAATCGAGAAGATGGTGAAGGACGCCGAAGCGAACGCGGAAGAAGATCACCGTCTGCGTGAGATCGCCGACGCGCGTAACCAGGGCGACGCTCTCGTGCACAGCACGAAGAAGGCCGTGGCCGAATACGGCGACAAGATCGACGCCTCGGAAAAGGAAAAGATCGAAGCCGCGCTGAAGGATCTCGAAGACACGCTCAAGAGCGCGTCGGCCGACAAGGCTGAGATCGACGCCAAGGTCGAAGTGCTCTCCACGGCTTCGCAGAAGCTCGGCGAAAAGATGTACGCCGACATGCAGGCGCAGCAGGCCGGTGCGGCAGGCGCAGCCGGTGCCGCAGGTGCAAGCGCCGGCGGTGCGGAGCAGGGCGCGCACGATCACGCCGACGACGTGGTCGACGCCGAGTTCAAGGAAGTGAAGAAGGACTAAGTCCGGTCATGACGGCCGCAACCTTACCGGGTAACCGTGGGTTGCGGCCCGATTGTCTGG
The Paraburkholderia acidisoli genome window above contains:
- the dnaK gene encoding molecular chaperone DnaK; amino-acid sequence: MGKIIGIDLGTTNSCVALMEGNQVKVIENSEGARTTPSIIAYMDDNEVLVGAPAKRQSVTNPRNTLYAVKRLIGRRFDEKEVQKDINLMPYKIVKHDNGDAWVEAHGEKLAPSQVSAEVLRKMKKTAEDYLGEPVTEAVITVPAYFNDSQRQATKDAGRIAGLEVKRIINEPTAAALAFGLDKAEKGDRKIAVFDLGGGTFDISIIEIADVDGEMQFEVLSTNGDTFLGGEDFDQRIIDYIIGEFKKEQGVDLSKDVLALQRLKEAAEKAKIELSSGQQTEINLPYITADASGPKHLNLKITRAKLEALVEDLIERTMEPCRVAIKDAGVKVSDIDDVILVGGQTRMPKVQEKVKEFFGKDPRRDVNPDEAVAVGAAIQGQVLSGDRKDVLLLDVTPLSLGIETLGGVMTKMINKNTTIPTKHAQVYSTADDSQSAVTIKVFQGEREMAAGNKLLGEFNLEGIPPAPRGVPQIEVSFDIDANGILHVGAKDKATGKENRITIKANSGLSEAEIEKMVKDAEANAEEDHRLREIADARNQGDALVHSTKKAVAEYGDKIDASEKEKIEAALKDLEDTLKSASADKAEIDAKVEVLSTASQKLGEKMYADMQAQQAGAAGAAGAAGASAGGAEQGAHDHADDVVDAEFKEVKKD